In Hallerella succinigenes, the following are encoded in one genomic region:
- a CDS encoding TIGR03905 family TSCPD domain-containing protein, translating into MEETFKTKGTCATTIQFTRDGDFIRNIRFTGGCNGNLKAIAKLCEGMKAEDIAAKLLGNTCGGKPTSCADQLARAVLGKEA; encoded by the coding sequence ATGGAAGAGACGTTCAAGACAAAAGGTACATGCGCCACAACAATCCAGTTCACGCGTGACGGAGACTTTATCCGTAATATCCGCTTTACGGGTGGTTGCAACGGAAACCTCAAGGCCATTGCAAAACTTTGCGAAGGCATGAAGGCCGAAGACATTGCAGCCAAGTTGCTCGGGAACACCTGTGGCGGGAAGCCGACATCATGCGCTGATCAGCTCGCCCGCGCCGTGCTCGGGAAAGAAGCGTAA
- a CDS encoding type I restriction endonuclease subunit R: MSYEYSENILVQESAGNLLQHELGWRVVFAYNEEKLGENGTFGRTSYREVLLHRYFREALQKLNPWITPTQIDEAVQKFTATLSTSSLLQINEEKYGFIRDGIPVSYKKPDGTSDVKRALVIDFLNPENNDFLAVKEMKIHGEIYRRRTDIVGFVNGIPLLFVELKRNDVAVQNAYDDNYTDYLSTIPQLFYYNAFLMLSNGVEAKVGTLGSKYDFFHEWKRLKESDAGSVALQTMLRGICKKETFLDLLANFILYDHSDGNTVKILARNHQYLGVNEAFKAYEDRKLRNGKLGVFWHTQGSGKSYSMLFLSQKIRRCAKGSPTIVILTDRDELNKQISDTFENCGMLGKVKASKFIATSGNDLVAKLKGNPSFIFTLIQKFNKKDLTPIYPDHDILVMSDEAHRSQNGIFADNMCALLPTASRIGFTGTPLLKDDNITERTFGGYISIYDFKRAVEDGATVPLYYENRADKIKELKNPEITDKILNAIEAADLDPEQQEKLEKDFAKEYHLLTAEPRLRLVAKDFAHHYSDLWTSGKAMFVCLNKVTCVRMYNYVQEYWAEEIVALEKQLKTATQQEAQELERKIQWMRETEMAVVVSQEQNEQQTFAKWGLDITPHRTKMEKRELDKEFKDPKNKFRVVFVCAMWLTGFDVKCLSCLYLDKLLKAHTLMQTIARANRVNEGKSNGLIVDYAGIVKALRKALADYTNNVSGGRADPTIDKSELLNRIIEVIAKTEAFLDEVDASLAKVVESKGFDKIAAIQDTANAVCSSAENKKTFSTYAAELSRLVRYTNREDVTAENRDKINAIDAVARNLKAKRRHVTNVDLMVELNKIVNEYVQMDVGGKKNPKQFDISKIDFELLGREFAKAKRKNLLLRDLEELLKERLSLLLATNSSRINFYERYQEIINAYNSEQDRATIEKTFMDLMDLASSMDTEQQRFVREGFKNDEELSMYDLLFKDNLSKQDIKKLKTVAVELLEKIKAKIESLDHWTDKQETKAAVDTLIRDTLWKELPESYDDVAINMYRARVYEYVYTHYRVA, translated from the coding sequence ATGTCCTACGAATACAGCGAAAATATCCTCGTTCAAGAGAGCGCCGGCAACCTGCTCCAGCATGAGTTGGGCTGGCGTGTTGTATTTGCGTATAATGAAGAAAAATTAGGCGAAAACGGAACATTCGGGCGCACCTCTTACAGAGAAGTTTTGTTGCATCGGTATTTTCGCGAAGCACTTCAGAAGCTGAATCCGTGGATAACGCCTACGCAAATTGACGAAGCCGTACAAAAGTTCACGGCGACGCTCAGCACGTCATCACTGCTCCAAATCAACGAAGAAAAGTACGGCTTTATTCGCGATGGCATTCCTGTCTCTTACAAGAAACCTGATGGAACTTCGGATGTCAAGCGGGCTCTTGTCATTGATTTTTTGAATCCGGAGAATAACGATTTTCTCGCCGTCAAGGAGATGAAAATTCACGGCGAAATTTATCGCCGCCGTACCGATATTGTCGGCTTTGTTAATGGCATCCCGCTTTTGTTTGTGGAACTCAAGCGTAACGATGTCGCTGTGCAAAACGCCTACGACGACAACTACACGGATTATCTTTCGACGATTCCACAACTTTTCTATTACAACGCATTTTTGATGCTTTCTAATGGCGTAGAAGCGAAAGTCGGCACGCTTGGCAGTAAGTATGACTTTTTCCACGAATGGAAACGCCTCAAGGAATCCGATGCGGGTTCCGTTGCGCTCCAGACGATGCTTCGCGGGATTTGCAAAAAAGAAACATTCCTTGACCTGTTGGCGAATTTCATTCTTTACGATCATTCCGATGGAAATACGGTCAAGATTCTCGCCCGCAACCACCAGTATCTTGGCGTAAACGAAGCTTTCAAGGCATACGAAGACCGCAAACTTCGCAATGGCAAGTTGGGCGTTTTCTGGCATACGCAGGGGAGTGGCAAAAGCTACTCGATGTTGTTCTTGTCGCAGAAGATTCGCCGTTGTGCAAAAGGTTCGCCCACAATCGTCATCCTTACGGACCGTGACGAACTGAATAAACAAATTAGCGATACGTTTGAAAATTGCGGAATGCTCGGCAAGGTAAAAGCATCCAAGTTCATTGCCACGAGCGGGAACGACCTTGTCGCAAAACTCAAGGGCAATCCGAGTTTCATCTTCACGCTGATTCAAAAGTTCAACAAGAAAGATTTGACCCCGATTTATCCGGATCACGATATTTTAGTGATGTCCGACGAAGCGCACCGCAGCCAGAATGGAATTTTTGCAGACAACATGTGTGCCTTGCTTCCGACGGCTTCGCGTATCGGCTTTACGGGCACTCCGCTTTTGAAAGATGACAACATCACCGAAAGAACTTTCGGCGGCTACATTTCTATTTACGATTTCAAGCGAGCCGTAGAAGATGGTGCGACAGTTCCGCTCTATTACGAAAATCGTGCCGACAAAATCAAGGAACTCAAGAATCCAGAAATTACCGACAAGATTCTCAATGCGATTGAAGCCGCAGACCTTGACCCGGAACAGCAAGAAAAATTGGAAAAGGATTTTGCCAAGGAATACCACCTGCTTACAGCAGAACCGCGATTGCGCTTGGTTGCAAAAGATTTTGCACATCATTATTCAGACCTTTGGACTAGCGGCAAGGCGATGTTTGTTTGCCTGAACAAGGTGACTTGCGTTCGCATGTACAATTACGTTCAGGAATATTGGGCCGAAGAAATCGTAGCTCTCGAAAAGCAGTTGAAAACTGCAACCCAGCAAGAAGCCCAGGAACTGGAGCGCAAAATCCAGTGGATGCGCGAAACGGAAATGGCTGTCGTCGTAAGCCAAGAACAGAACGAGCAACAGACATTTGCCAAGTGGGGCTTGGACATTACTCCGCACCGCACCAAGATGGAAAAGCGGGAACTGGATAAGGAATTCAAGGACCCCAAAAATAAATTCCGCGTTGTGTTCGTTTGTGCCATGTGGCTCACCGGTTTCGATGTCAAGTGCCTCAGTTGCCTTTACTTGGATAAACTGTTGAAAGCGCATACGCTGATGCAGACGATTGCCCGTGCGAACCGTGTGAATGAAGGCAAGAGTAACGGCCTGATTGTGGATTATGCTGGCATCGTAAAGGCGTTGCGCAAGGCTCTCGCCGATTATACGAATAATGTAAGCGGCGGACGTGCCGACCCGACAATCGACAAGTCGGAATTGCTGAATCGCATTATCGAAGTCATTGCGAAAACGGAAGCATTCCTAGATGAAGTCGATGCTTCCCTTGCAAAAGTTGTTGAATCCAAGGGCTTTGATAAGATTGCCGCGATTCAAGACACGGCAAATGCCGTCTGTTCTTCGGCTGAAAACAAGAAGACCTTCTCCACATACGCCGCCGAACTTTCTCGCCTGGTACGCTACACGAACCGCGAAGACGTCACAGCCGAAAATCGCGACAAGATAAACGCGATTGACGCGGTCGCCCGCAACCTGAAGGCAAAACGCCGTCATGTGACCAATGTGGATTTGATGGTGGAACTGAACAAGATTGTGAACGAATACGTTCAGATGGACGTAGGCGGTAAAAAGAACCCCAAGCAGTTCGACATCAGCAAGATTGACTTTGAATTGCTCGGCCGTGAATTCGCCAAGGCAAAGCGCAAGAACCTTTTGCTCCGCGATTTGGAAGAACTGTTAAAGGAGCGACTTTCTTTGCTGTTGGCGACCAACTCCAGCAGAATCAATTTTTACGAGCGTTACCAAGAAATCATCAATGCTTACAATAGCGAACAGGACCGTGCTACCATCGAAAAGACCTTTATGGACTTGATGGATTTGGCATCATCCATGGATACTGAACAACAACGCTTTGTCCGTGAAGGTTTCAAGAACGACGAAGAACTCTCCATGTATGACTTGCTTTTCAAGGATAACTTGAGCAAGCAGGACATCAAAAAATTGAAAACCGTCGCCGTAGAATTGCTCGAAAAGATAAAGGCAAAAATCGAAAGCCTTGATCATTGGACCGACAAACAAGAAACCAAGGCCGCGGTGGATACCCTCATTCGTGACACGCTCTGGAAAGAGTTGCCCGAAAGTTACGACGATGTGGCCATCAACATGTATCGCGCCCGAGTTTACGAATACGTTTACACCCATTATAGAGTAGCATAA
- a CDS encoding ATP-binding protein, with translation MEESQTFARNSHIAEYLKDYKYVKDFGEGVDRMCREMEAQGLPKPEYKQDSFILKAIIRNSGYVLKKADFVPEKVDFNPKKVDVPPKKVDFDLQKLNFEKMVDASTYNITMKRHMKAMIAEVGLQQVFGAKYVANSLKVSKTAAIGIIKKMFSLGVIKPVQGNGKGKYMLNQETSKDQNG, from the coding sequence ATGGAAGAATCCCAGACTTTTGCACGCAATTCCCATATTGCGGAATACTTGAAAGATTACAAGTACGTGAAGGATTTCGGCGAAGGTGTGGACCGTATGTGCCGGGAAATGGAAGCGCAGGGGTTGCCCAAGCCGGAATACAAACAGGACTCCTTTATTTTGAAGGCCATTATTCGAAATTCGGGTTATGTTTTAAAAAAAGCTGACTTTGTTCCGGAAAAGGTTGACTTTAATCCTAAAAAGGTTGACGTTCCTCCGAAAAAAGTTGACTTTGACCTGCAAAAACTTAACTTTGAAAAAATGGTAGACGCTTCAACGTACAATATAACGATGAAAAGGCACATGAAGGCAATGATTGCCGAAGTTGGGTTGCAACAGGTTTTTGGAGCCAAGTATGTTGCCAATTCCCTTAAGGTTAGCAAAACTGCCGCAATCGGAATTATAAAGAAAATGTTTAGTTTGGGTGTTATAAAGCCCGTGCAAGGAAATGGCAAAGGGAAATACATGCTCAATCAAGAAACTAGCAAGGACCAAAATGGATAA